The region acataaaaaggaactctaagatcagggcgtgacagggagtgaaggaaatgcagagTGAATGTTCATGACTGCATGGCTGTATCTCTTGGTTCTGAGAAATTAAACTACAGTACtaataataatgtatttatttttttgtgacAGATACATTGAAAATATTGACACAGTGAATCATCAACAGTCAGATGCATTGCACCATCACGCTTTCGCTTGCAGTCACGTGCATTAGTGGTTATATTCTCTGTGTTTTTTCACTTCCACTATTCATTCATTAATACCAGGCACACATtaaacattttctggaatttgatTCCAGAGGGGAACAACATAAAAAAGAACAATCTGATTGGGTAAGTGTTGTTTCACATATTGGAATTCTGCGGTTATCATTTGCTGCTTCCTGAGTACGTGACCCTATAGAAATAGGCCTAATGCACAGAGATGTATTTCCCCAGGAACGTTATCCAATCTGTTTGCGTTTGACCTCATAACTCAGGTCCTGAAGGGCTACTAGGTGTACAGACGATGGTTGCAGGTCAAATAATCACTAAATAATGGTCTTCAAGTCTGTACTAGAGTGGGATTATTATTAGAAACAGGACACATGACAAATGAGACAGTTCCCCGAATGAACATCAATTTGCTTTATCTCAACACCACATCATCCGACAAGGAACCAATAGATGGATGTTCAACATAATAACatgtttaaacaatttaaaactaGAAAAGAGTTCTGAACTTTCAGAGGAAGACTCAAGACTGTCATTATAACTCTCTACGATAGTACAAATATTGACTGTGCTGCTTGACGGCAACCCAACAAGGCATCATATTCATGTTTATCAATTGATAAATATATGTAATTAGAAAAGGTGAAGATAAACACATAGGAAATGTAGGCATTCATGGTATTTTTGTCCCTGTAGGCATTaatgtgcaaaaaaaaataaaacacattctcctctttcaaaatatgGATACATCTCAACTCATATTTTCAAACACAGCAGCAGGTGAAGGAATCATTGatcacttgtttttttttttgggggggggggcaccttTTGAACATCCATGGCTCTGTTTGGTCTTGAATGACATCTTAGTATTAGTATACCGGTATGTGAAACACAAGTCCATATTTCACAGTGTAGGTTTATAACGCACTTTGTGAACAACACTACAAAGTGATGCGTTCAGTCACAGTAGAGCAATTCCACGATAACGGAATTACGCTTTGACTCAGATTTTTTTGCGTTAGAATGTATGCCaaagaaaaaccattgattttAAAGTTTaaaaatctccctcagttttcCCAAAACTGTTAAATATCTCTGACATGACACCTTGAGCTTGGGGGGGGGAAAATgtggttattgaactacaataAGTGAAGTGAATTTACATCTGGTAATGTAATTATGGTAATGTGTTTACAGCATGGGTCcatgatctgtactacacagaaatgcataattatggatatgagtgtcattctcttcatggtgatgtatcctgaataggtacacaaaggtagaatTATGCAATATCCTTATTTTAGTGTCCTAGAATAGACTAtagtgtactctactgtactgaacgatactcttctgtactgtactctactgtgcttcactgtactgtgtactgtactgtgctatcctagcttgtgaaacatagatgtctatgattggttcaaatGTTGTGTTTTGATGCACAGTATTTCTAAGACCTTTTAAGGCTTTTTCCAtctgaccagaaatcaaagcctttgctgatttttagaatggaaaatggttgaaaacgTAAATATGCCTTACTTTctcaaaaatatagactcttagctttcatttgacatgctcctatgcacttcacatgttggtgctcatgggtccttttacatggaaatgcccagTACAAATAGCTTGTCTTCAGTGAATTTTAGTGCAATCTATTTAATGTTATACACAAATGTATATGTTATTATTGCATAACTTTGGTGTtacattgcatgtttaatgtagACATAATcttcaaaataataaacaaacaaacactggTACTAAGTGAAGTGTTATTCTACAGAGCCACCAATTCTTAATaaacttttctttcttttttgaaCAAATAGAGTAACTTTTCCTGACTGGTAATCAACACAGAATTTGTGATGGTGTTATAGGATTTTCACAAGTTCACGTTGACAGGAATAACTGCATTTTGATGTTTCCATTAAGGAACAACACACTTTGGTATTACAGTAACATCCACTCACTCAATAAAAAATGCTTACAAAAATGTCTCAACATGCAGGGACAGTCCCTGCTAGCTTTGGTTCATCATGTACTGCCTTGTACGTCGGTAGATCCATTTGGCCATTCTTCAAGGAGGCGAACGTTGAATCGGCATCGCTGGTGGAGAATGTTTGTGGTCCCCAGCATCGTTGGATCAGCATGACAGTAGCCAGAAACAGTGAGCTGAGGATAAGAGAGAATCCACTGAGGAAGAATGCTGCAGTATAGTCACCAGTCCAGTCCACCAACCAGCCTGAAACCAAGAGAAAGAGTTAGGCTGGGAATTTCAACGGACGTTTCATACCAACAACAGAGTCCAGACTATAACATACTGAGAACGATGGAATCATGATATTCAGAATCAAGATGTGCAATTTGAAAATGGTACATGCACTATGTGTGTTACTattgagttgttctctcctcatcCTCACCTCCTATTGGTGGGCTAACCAGGTAGGGTATGGCATGTAAGAAGTTGACCACACCCAGGGCTGAGGATAGGTACGATGAGCCCACCAAGTCAGACGTCACCACTGGTATGAGGGCAGAGTAGGCACCATCAAAATAGCCATAGAGCATGGAGAAAGGCACCAGCAGGGTGAAAGAACGTAGCAGAGGAATCAGGAGGCAGGAGAGACCCTCCATACCCACAGCAAACATGAAGCTCACTTTCCGGTACTTCTTCACACACCTACAAGAGGGGAACGCAGACTTAGCTGGCAGTATGTTACAGCTGGCAGTATGTTACAACACTAGAGAATGTGGCCATGCAGTGTGGGACAGGCCCAAGACCAAAGTTTTGAAAGCGTCATGACAAATATTTTGACTATGGCTACAGTCTATTTGGGTGattctatagaaaatgtgtgtgtgtgggggggtgcaaACTATTCTGTATATGTGACATACTTCCTGTCAGTGAGCCAGCTGAACGTGATGTTTCCTACGATTCCGGTGACCCCCAGGATGGACATGAGGAAGGCAGCCTGCTGGTGCTCCACACCCACACTGAGGGCATAAGGCACCAAGTAGGCAAAGGGCACACTGCAGCCGTACGCCAGGAACAGGAAGGACACGGACAGCAGCATGAAGTCAGGCATCAGCAGGAAGCTAAACTCCTCCATTGACTGAAGGCAGAGGCACCCTCCCAGCTTAGGCCCCGCCAGGGCACCAATTGGCCCAGGGGCAGCAAGGCCAGCCAGAACCTTGGCATCTACTAACTCCGCTAGTTTTGCATCAGCAACCTTTGTGTCTACAGGCTTAACATCAGCGAGCTGGCTACCGATGACAAGGTTCTCCATTAGTTTAATGTCCTTCAGCTTCCCGTTGGCTAGATTTTGATCCGCTAGCTTGATCTCTTCAAGCATTTTCTCTGTTAGCGCGCTATTCACATTCACAACCATGCCCTCTACTATCGTCATGTCTGCCAGCCTCGAGTCAGCTAGTTGTACATTAGCAAGGAGTGCCTCTGCTAGTTTCATTTCAGTGAGTTTAATTTCTGCAAGTTTATCAGTTTCAAACTTAACATCTGTTACATTCACAAACTCTGTATTGGGGTCCAACGGCTTTATGAATGGAAGTGTTGTGTCCATTACCTTCCCTTCTGCTAGCTTGGCATTCACCAATGGGATGGCATACCCATTCTCAAGCTCTGCTGTCTTGTGccacctctgtcctctacctttAGGCACCAAGGGCCTCATAAGGGCCccgcagacacacaggttggacaCAAACCCTCCCAGAATCAGCAAGGCCCCCCTCCAGGAGTAATGTTCAATCAGGAGATGCACAGCAGGGGCCAGGATGAAGGTCCCAATCCCAGTCCCAGACATTGCTATCCCATAGGCCAGTGCTTTCCTCTCGTTGAAATAGGACCCAACCATGGCCACCGCTGGAGTGTAGCTGAGGGCAAATCCCAACCCTACGAGGAGAGAGTTGGGGATGGAGTCATGACAGCTACAGTTCTGATCTGTCATTAGAATCAACATAAGTATCCATAATGCAACAGCACCCTCTTGTGCCAAAGTCCTAAAAACAATGTGATGACATCTCTAGTGAGAGACGGGGCCGTACCTGTGAGGACGCCCAGGGTGAGGTAGAGGTACTCCAGACTGGTGGCAAAGGAGCTGAGGATCAGGCCGGCAGAGGACAGGACCCCTCCCATGATCACAGTGGCTTGGGTGGACAGACGGTTCCCGATGAAGCTGCCAAGAGGAGCTGGAAAAAAACAATACATAGACAAAGTTATCATCCTCACATCAAGAGGAAAATGTGACAGACTTATCGCTTGGATTGGATGTAGCTGAGACTCAATCCATTGTAATACACATCAAGTCTGTTATTGACATGAAAGTTCAGAGCAGACCAGTAGTACATGCTTGActcaaagattaagccatgcaagtctaagAACACACGGCCAGTACAGTGAAACTGTTAATGGCTCATTAAACAACCGCTTGTAAAAGTCCAACAAACTCTGGCACAGATGTTATGTAAGTCCAGGCTAATGATAAATTGGGGCCAAGTTTAATTATTTGATGTAAATCCTTGAATATCAGTAAAAAGTGCATCAGGATCGACACCGCCCTGTTCAAACTAACCTAAGTGGCAAAACAAACAAACTAGCTTTCGATTGGATACTTTGGGGTCCCTAGGGGAAGTCATACAGCTGGGAGAGAATTTTTATAatgaagaatgtgtttgttttaatTTACTGTGTTTTGTATCGTAatgtgtatttaatgtgtatatttatgtttatctataattgCCTATTGATGTGTTCGTTTTTGTATTGTGCACAGCTCATTTTCTAAAGAGACTTTAGTCTCAATATGACTAAAAACATTATTATCTTTCCCTATATCTCTTATCATCAACAGATGTTTCCAAGGGGCTGTGGAATCCCCATCAGTGGAGGCTactcagaggagaaaggggaggaccatcctcctcagtgaatttcataaaaatacaaatagtgaaacattaaaaaaagttatcctttttagataaaactatactcaATATTTTcaagtcaccaaataattgattaaaacacactggtttgcaatgaaggtctacagtagcgtcaacagcactctgtagggtagcactatGGTGCAGCCGGAAGAgcgctagcttctgtcctcctctgggtacattgacttcaatacaaaaccaaggAGCCTCatggacttacacagtaattatgacaacttccggaggacgtcctccaacgtACCAGAGCTCttccagcatgaactgacatgttgtccacccaatcaaaggatcagagaatgaatcttgTACTGAAAGcagaagctacagctagctagcactgcagtgcatacaatgtggtgagtagttgactcaaagagagagaaagacaatagtttaacaaATGAAACCACAGATAtttcaatgtatttttttaaatgttcacttagctagctagtttagcctattcaaacagagagggatgctatgttagctagctgtctatccaacactggaactcttccaagtcaaggtaagcatttattcatttattgccaccagggccTGCCAGTGTAACTACTAAACTGCAATGCatgattttttacattttagtagacactcttatccagagcaacttacagtagtgagggcagacattttcatactggtcccttgtgggaatcaaacccacaaccctggtgtggcaagaaccatgctctaccaattgagccacacgGGATAATTGTAGTGGGGttactaacacattagttctagtagctatgttgactatgacaatgtaggctgtgtgtagcggttagcagtCATGATATGGTTTGACTTGGGAaggttttttgcctggtcactgccagctgatgtgttgtgcactgaagtccacaggcgaagggaaaaggtgagaggagagcgcatagatagttgcgagaaggaattatatatacacaacgagcaaagtgatcatgctgtttgtatgtggctgctatgaaagtgaactgtcttTGCGTGTGAtcaagggtgtattcattctgctgattctgttgaaaaacgtttcttaaacggaagcaaatggaacgaaaaggggataaacatacctgaatttgcccAACAGAAACTCagatttgcaactgttggactaataatCACACCCTAGATCAGATAGATACTAGCAAGAGAGTGCAAGTCGGTGTTAAATGTGTCAGTGTCTAtcacggcaccgaccgccacttaTCCCCATGATTCCAAAGTCACTCCTGGGGATTGCCCAGACTGCACTGCATGTGCCCAGACAGCCCTCACACAACTTTTACAATAGCTGAGGGGTACTAAAATCAGGTGAAGACAGCTGGTCAAATCGTTTCATGTAATCATCATGTTAATGTTCCAGATTATGTCATTTCCTTTTGCAAAGTTACAGCAGGTGTATCAAGATTGCCATGTCATGATTAGGAAAGGCAAAGGCTTGGGTAGACAACTCTCTTATCCTAATGCTCCATCTTCTAATCTTACTTATTAAGAGCACATGTTCTTTTGAGGTCATtgggcatatacagtgcatttggaaagttttcaaacgccttccctttttacacattttgttatgttacagccttattctaaaatggattaaacaaagcattttcctcatcaatctacacacaatacctcataccccataatgacaaagcaaaaacaggtttagaaatttttgcaaaataaaaaaacgaaatatcacatttacagaagtattcagactgtttgctatgagactcgaaattgagcacaggtgcatcctgtttccattgatcatccttgagatgtttctataacttgattggtgTTACGGCTGTCGTTGGaggaaggggaccaaagcgcagcgtggtaagtgttaattattaatttattaaacaatgaaacactagaacaaagaaacaaaacgaaaagccaaacagttccatcaggtaacgaaatacaaaacagaaaacaactacccacaaaacacagatgggaaaaggctgcctaagtatagttcccaatcagagacaacgatagacagctgcctctgattggaaaccatacctggccaaaacatagaaatataaatacatagaatgcccaccccatatcacaccctgacctaactaaacagagaaaaacggctctcaggtcagggcgtgacaattggagtccacctgtggtaaatttaattgaatggacatgatgtctgcagcattgaaggtccccaagaacacagaggcctccatcattcttaaaatggaagaagactcttcctaaagctggccaccTGTCCAAAATGAGCAATTGGTTGAGAAGGGTCatgctcagggaggtgaccaagaacctgatggtcactctgacagagctccagagttcctctgtggagaagggagaaccttccagaaggacaaccatctctgcagcattccaccaaccaggcctttatggtagagtggccagacagaaaccattcctcagtaaaaagcacatgacagcccgcttggagtttgccaaaaggcacctaaaggactctcagaccatgagaaacaagattctctgttctgatgaaaccaagattgaactctttggccttaatgccaagcgtcacatctgaaggaaagctggcaccatccctacggtgaagcatggtggtggcagcatcatgctgtaaggatgtttttcagctgcatggactgggagactagtcaggatcaagggaaagataaacggagcaaagtacagagagatccttgatgaaaacctgctccagagtgctcaggacctcacactggggaaatggttcaccttccaacaggacaacgaccctaagtacacagccaagacaatgcaggagtggcttcgggacaagtttttgaatgtccttgagtggcccagccagagcccagacttgaacctgattgaacatctctggagagacctgaaaatagctgtgcagcaacgctccccatccaacctgacagagcttgagaggatctgcagagatgaatgggagaaactccccaaatacaggagtgccaagcttgtagcgtcaaacccaagaagactcgaggctgtaatcgctgccaaaggtgcttcaagaaagtactgagtaaagtgtgcATGTCTGAGATTCAATGCATGCAAAATGCTCAGAATATGTCCAGAGACGCCTGAGTAAATTTTCAAAGAATGATATTCCTTTTTGGCGAAGTGTCGTCACTTGAAATGTTCATGTGACATATAAGGTGATGCAAACCACACATTTTATAATACATTGTCTATTACGTCAGGAAGAAAAcaatcattttttttcttcagaaatGTGTTATTTGGGGTCTCCTTGGGCAGTCCTAATCACAGCATAATGTTCAAGGAGAACTGGGTCCGGGTTTCTGTGTTACACAGCAGATGTATCAAGATTTGCCATTTCCTGATAAGGAAAGGCGTATGTTCGAGGTAGACAAATTCCTTATCATAATGCGCTACCTCCCAATCATAATTATTAGGGGCATATATTTCTTTTTAATTTATTGTGAGTATAAAGTGCACTACTAGTACACTTAATCTGTGCTTTTATGCTTGTGAATCTGTTTCTGCTCCTTTTATAGCTAACAGAATCTTTGGAGGTATAATTTCCTCAGGCCCCAGAGATAATTATAAATAGCTTGAGAATTAATTAAACCCAgacaataaatacataaatacatttttttaataaaaagggACACTCAAGGTGTTCAAATTGCTGGTAAGGAAATCCTCTAGTCATGGCTGACTCTCACCAAAGAGGAAGGTGGTGCAGTCGACTAGCGAGTGGATCCAGGCCGTGCCAGAGTAGTCCCGACCAAAGTGCATCTGGAACTCCACAAAGAAGATTGACACACATCTAAAAATAAAAAGGAGAAAGAACCGTGTAAGTTTCAACATTGCACtg is a window of Salmo salar chromosome ssa18, Ssal_v3.1, whole genome shotgun sequence DNA encoding:
- the LOC106577181 gene encoding monocarboxylate transporter 12-B, with product MTPEGKSPRGAPVAPPDGGWGWMVVAGCFLVTICTRAVTRCVSIFFVEFQMHFGRDYSGTAWIHSLVDCTTFLFAPLGSFIGNRLSTQATVIMGGVLSSAGLILSSFATSLEYLYLTLGVLTGLGFALSYTPAVAMVGSYFNERKALAYGIAMSGTGIGTFILAPAVHLLIEHYSWRGALLILGGFVSNLCVCGALMRPLVPKGRGQRWHKTAELENGYAIPLVNAKLAEGKVMDTTLPFIKPLDPNTEFVNVTDVKFETDKLAEIKLTEMKLAEALLANVQLADSRLADMTIVEGMVVNVNSALTEKMLEEIKLADQNLANGKLKDIKLMENLVIGSQLADVKPVDTKVADAKLAELVDAKVLAGLAAPGPIGALAGPKLGGCLCLQSMEEFSFLLMPDFMLLSVSFLFLAYGCSVPFAYLVPYALSVGVEHQQAAFLMSILGVTGIVGNITFSWLTDRKCVKKYRKVSFMFAVGMEGLSCLLIPLLRSFTLLVPFSMLYGYFDGAYSALIPVVTSDLVGSSYLSSALGVVNFLHAIPYLVSPPIGGWLVDWTGDYTAAFFLSGFSLILSSLFLATVMLIQRCWGPQTFSTSDADSTFASLKNGQMDLPTYKAVHDEPKLAGTVPAC